A window from Vulcanimicrobium alpinum encodes these proteins:
- a CDS encoding DUF1501 domain-containing protein, whose amino-acid sequence MKRSTFLLGAISGLSVVGTFDNVFAQALAQSPLPGLPAAADRVLLVINFQGGNDGLNTVVPFGMPEYYRYRPSIGIPQSDVLRIDDTVGLNPSLAPFKKMYDGGKVAIVQGVGYPDPDHSHFRSTEIWQTAAPKAYESTGWLGRYLDDAGLPPDNLFNAVALNNILPEVLIAKKTDVPAIDALRGYGLRSDRRTADREAFHEFVRDRSVPFRSPFLAQVAQIEDHAQRGAEELPKLVAGYKTEANYPATPLGRSLALAAQIVGSKLGTRVLYIQHGSFDTHVTQKATQDRLLADFANAITAFYDDLAAHGNDGRVLTMTFSEFGRRVAENASRGTDHGEAAPVFLIGGGVKGGLYGQHPDLSRLSMGNLAYSTDFRSVYATVLERWLGRPSVAIVGGSFATLPALA is encoded by the coding sequence ATGAAACGTTCCACCTTCTTGCTCGGTGCGATCTCCGGACTCTCAGTGGTCGGGACGTTCGACAACGTGTTCGCACAGGCGCTCGCGCAGTCGCCGCTTCCGGGACTGCCGGCCGCCGCCGACCGCGTGCTGCTCGTCATCAATTTCCAAGGCGGCAACGACGGGCTTAACACCGTCGTCCCGTTCGGGATGCCGGAGTACTACCGCTATCGCCCCTCGATCGGCATCCCGCAATCGGACGTGCTGCGGATCGACGACACCGTCGGCCTCAACCCGTCCCTCGCACCGTTCAAGAAGATGTACGACGGCGGGAAGGTCGCGATCGTGCAGGGCGTCGGCTATCCCGACCCTGATCACTCGCATTTCCGCTCGACCGAGATCTGGCAGACCGCCGCGCCGAAAGCGTATGAATCGACCGGGTGGCTGGGCCGCTACCTCGACGACGCGGGGCTGCCGCCGGACAACCTCTTCAACGCCGTCGCGCTCAACAATATCCTCCCCGAAGTGCTGATCGCAAAGAAGACCGACGTGCCGGCGATCGACGCGCTGCGCGGCTACGGTCTGCGCAGCGACCGCCGCACCGCCGACCGCGAAGCGTTCCACGAATTCGTCCGCGACCGCTCCGTCCCGTTCCGCTCGCCGTTCCTCGCGCAGGTCGCGCAGATCGAAGATCACGCCCAGCGCGGCGCCGAGGAACTCCCCAAACTCGTCGCCGGCTACAAGACCGAGGCGAACTATCCCGCGACGCCGCTGGGGCGCAGCCTCGCGCTGGCCGCGCAGATCGTCGGCTCGAAACTCGGCACGCGCGTGCTGTACATCCAGCACGGCTCGTTCGACACGCACGTGACCCAGAAGGCGACGCAGGACCGCCTGCTCGCCGATTTCGCCAACGCGATCACGGCGTTTTATGACGACCTCGCCGCGCACGGCAACGACGGGCGCGTGCTGACGATGACGTTCAGCGAGTTCGGCCGCCGCGTCGCCGAGAACGCGAGCCGCGGGACCGATCACGGCGAAGCGGCGCCGGTGTTCCTGATCGGCGGTGGCGTCAAGGGCGGCTTGTACGGACAGCACCCCGATCTGTCCCGTCTCTCGATGGGGAATCTCGCGTACTCGACGGATTTCCGTTCCGTCTACGCGACCGTCCTCGAACGCTGGCTGGGACGGCCGTCGGTCGCGATCGTCGGCGGCAGTTTCGCGACGCTCCCCGCGCTCGCATAG
- a CDS encoding carboxyl transferase domain-containing protein, which produces MTLLATRVDSRSDDFDINARAMQALVDDLRAQLALVRGGGGPDAVARHRKRGKLTARDRVDRLVDPGTPFLEFSALAAHGMYRGDAPAAGIVTGIGTIDGVDCVIVANDATVKGGTYYPMTVKKHLRAQEIAEQNGLACIYLVDSGGAFLPLQDEVFPDRDHFGRIFYNQARMSAQKIPQIAAVMGSCTAGGAYVPAMADESIIVKDQGTIFLGGPPLVQAATGEIVTAEELGGADVHTRISGVVDHYAVDDEHALGIVRQIVGRLERRPYDPWPVRDTKPPARDPAELYGIVPADPRQTFDVREVIARIVDASEFAEFKARYGATLVCGFAHLEGHPVGILANNGILFSESALKGAHFIELCCRRGIPLLFLQNITGFMIGKEYENRGIAKDGAKLVTAVACAAVPKFTVVIGGSFGAGNYGMCGRAYAPRQLWMWPNARISVMGGQQAASTLLTVRMNADAEKHKPALTQEEQDAFKAPILQKYENEGNPYHSTARIWDDGIIDPMDTRRVLAIGLRAARYCPASDTEFGIFRM; this is translated from the coding sequence GTGACCCTTCTGGCGACCCGGGTCGATTCCCGATCCGACGATTTCGACATCAACGCGCGCGCGATGCAGGCGCTCGTCGACGATCTGCGCGCGCAGCTCGCGCTGGTGCGCGGCGGCGGCGGCCCCGACGCGGTCGCCCGACACCGCAAGCGCGGCAAGCTGACGGCGCGCGACCGCGTCGACCGCCTCGTCGATCCCGGCACGCCGTTCCTGGAGTTCTCCGCGCTCGCCGCACACGGGATGTACCGCGGTGACGCGCCGGCAGCCGGGATCGTCACCGGGATCGGGACGATCGACGGCGTCGACTGCGTGATCGTCGCGAACGACGCGACCGTCAAGGGCGGCACCTACTATCCGATGACGGTGAAGAAGCATCTGCGCGCGCAGGAGATCGCCGAGCAGAACGGCCTCGCGTGCATCTACCTCGTCGACTCGGGCGGCGCGTTCTTGCCGTTGCAGGACGAGGTGTTTCCGGACCGCGATCACTTCGGGCGCATCTTTTACAATCAGGCGCGCATGTCGGCGCAGAAAATACCGCAGATCGCCGCGGTGATGGGTTCGTGCACCGCGGGCGGTGCGTATGTCCCGGCGATGGCCGACGAGTCGATCATCGTCAAAGACCAGGGCACGATCTTTCTGGGGGGTCCGCCGTTGGTGCAAGCGGCGACCGGCGAGATCGTCACCGCCGAAGAACTCGGCGGCGCCGACGTGCACACGCGCATCAGCGGCGTCGTCGATCACTACGCCGTCGACGACGAACACGCGCTCGGGATCGTGCGCCAGATCGTCGGCCGGCTCGAGCGGCGGCCGTACGATCCGTGGCCGGTGCGCGATACGAAACCGCCGGCGCGCGATCCCGCTGAACTGTACGGGATCGTCCCCGCCGACCCGCGTCAGACCTTCGACGTGCGCGAAGTGATCGCGCGGATCGTCGACGCGTCGGAGTTCGCGGAGTTCAAAGCGCGCTACGGCGCGACGCTGGTCTGCGGGTTCGCGCATCTCGAGGGGCATCCGGTCGGGATCCTCGCGAACAACGGCATTCTTTTCAGCGAGTCGGCGCTCAAGGGCGCGCACTTCATCGAGCTCTGCTGCCGCCGCGGTATTCCGCTGCTCTTTCTGCAGAACATCACCGGATTCATGATCGGCAAGGAATATGAAAACCGCGGGATCGCGAAGGACGGCGCGAAGCTCGTCACCGCCGTCGCGTGCGCCGCGGTGCCGAAGTTCACCGTCGTGATCGGCGGCAGTTTCGGCGCGGGCAACTACGGGATGTGCGGACGCGCCTACGCGCCGCGCCAACTTTGGATGTGGCCCAACGCGCGGATCAGCGTGATGGGCGGCCAGCAGGCGGCGTCGACGCTGCTCACGGTGCGCATGAACGCCGACGCCGAGAAGCACAAGCCCGCGCTGACGCAGGAAGAACAGGACGCGTTCAAAGCGCCGATCCTGCAGAAATACGAAAACGAGGGTAACCCGTACCACTCGACCGCGCGCATCTGGGACGACGGGATCATCGATCCGATGGACACCCGTCGCGTGCTCGCAATCGGCTTGCGCGCCGCGCGTTATTGTCCCGCGAGCGACACCGAATTCGGCATTTTCCGGATGTAA
- a CDS encoding SDR family NAD(P)-dependent oxidoreductase has translation MQEGHVAVVTGASSGIGRAAALAFARKGARVVAGDVNDEGGRETVALVERGGGEAEFVHTDVAEQAQVDALVARAVERFGAIHAMFNNAGIGAWAPLLEHTAEQFDRVVRVNQHGVFYGIVAAGRAMRDLGVHGTIVNTASVYGFLASHGVIGYHASKGAVKMMTQAAALELAPFGIRVVGIAPGTVDTPIIQGYRDRGLEPVLERAQMRRKILTPEGIANVVVWLCEDEADVVNGSTVMCDDGLASFK, from the coding sequence ATGCAAGAGGGGCACGTCGCCGTCGTCACGGGCGCGAGCAGCGGGATCGGCCGGGCGGCCGCGCTCGCGTTCGCGCGAAAGGGCGCGCGCGTCGTCGCGGGCGACGTGAACGACGAGGGCGGCCGCGAGACGGTCGCGCTGGTCGAGCGCGGCGGCGGCGAAGCGGAATTCGTTCATACCGACGTCGCCGAGCAGGCGCAGGTCGACGCGCTGGTCGCGCGCGCGGTGGAACGCTTCGGCGCGATCCACGCGATGTTCAACAACGCCGGGATCGGCGCGTGGGCGCCCCTGCTCGAGCACACGGCGGAGCAGTTCGACCGCGTCGTGCGGGTGAACCAGCACGGCGTCTTTTACGGGATCGTCGCGGCGGGGCGCGCGATGCGCGACCTCGGGGTCCACGGAACGATCGTCAACACCGCGTCGGTGTACGGGTTCCTCGCATCGCACGGCGTGATCGGGTATCACGCGTCGAAGGGCGCGGTGAAGATGATGACGCAGGCCGCGGCCCTCGAACTCGCGCCGTTCGGGATCCGCGTCGTCGGCATCGCACCCGGTACGGTCGACACGCCGATCATCCAGGGCTATCGCGACCGCGGGCTCGAGCCGGTGCTCGAGCGCGCGCAGATGCGCCGCAAGATCCTCACCCCCGAGGGGATCGCGAACGTCGTCGTCTGGCTGTGCGAAGACGAAGCCGACGTCGTCAACGGCAGCACCGTGATGTGCGACGACGGGCTGGCCTCGTTCAAGTAG
- a CDS encoding DMT family transporter: MRTTAAYAAMCAIWGTTWLAIKISLAALPPLTGAGVRFVVAALFLWLLARLVPAERGTKAPWATILLLAATLFGGNYALTYYAETGLASGLVAVLFGTLPFWVFALGALLFGERVGANAIVGAALALAGVAAISIGPDVHGALPYILATLAAAAISAYANIELKRHAGTNPLRTLPPAMLIAGAAMTLAGIAFEHPDWQRALAPPSIGAVLYLAVLGSGIAFYLNHWLLQRLQTWVVGLSALVIPVLAVAVGALLGGEHFGARELAGSALVIAGIWLALRTAQRQVLPEN; this comes from the coding sequence ATGCGCACGACGGCGGCCTATGCGGCGATGTGTGCGATCTGGGGGACAACCTGGCTCGCAATCAAGATCAGCCTCGCGGCCCTCCCGCCGCTGACGGGAGCGGGCGTGCGTTTCGTCGTCGCGGCGCTGTTCCTGTGGCTGCTGGCGCGCCTCGTGCCGGCCGAGCGCGGCACGAAAGCGCCGTGGGCGACGATCCTGCTCCTCGCCGCGACGCTCTTCGGCGGCAACTACGCGCTGACGTACTACGCCGAGACGGGCCTCGCATCGGGTCTCGTCGCGGTGCTCTTCGGGACGTTGCCGTTCTGGGTGTTCGCGCTGGGCGCGCTGCTGTTCGGCGAACGCGTCGGGGCGAATGCGATCGTGGGCGCCGCGCTCGCGCTGGCCGGCGTCGCCGCGATCTCGATCGGCCCCGACGTCCACGGTGCGCTCCCGTACATCCTCGCAACGCTCGCCGCCGCGGCGATCTCGGCCTACGCCAACATCGAACTCAAGCGTCACGCCGGCACCAACCCGCTGCGCACGCTCCCGCCCGCGATGCTGATCGCCGGCGCCGCGATGACGCTCGCCGGGATCGCGTTCGAGCATCCGGACTGGCAGCGCGCCCTCGCGCCGCCGTCGATCGGTGCAGTACTGTATCTCGCGGTACTCGGCAGCGGGATCGCGTTTTATCTCAACCATTGGCTGCTGCAGCGGCTGCAGACCTGGGTCGTCGGCCTCTCCGCGCTCGTGATCCCGGTGCTCGCGGTCGCCGTCGGGGCATTGCTGGGCGGCGAGCACTTCGGTGCGCGCGAGCTTGCCGGCAGCGCGCTCGTGATCGCGGGAATCTGGCTCGCCCTGCGCACGGCGCAGCGTCAGGTGCTGCCGGAAAACTAG
- a CDS encoding DUF1800 domain-containing protein, giving the protein MAAQTNAPASYRPPGALDAATALLPYNGPWNRRLAAHLLRRAGFGGSAADVERVAGMSPRAAVASLVQFADTGSLPAAPALQTPALPPRGLFRGFMTGMAADEQTAEARKAFVMQRNRERRANLIAMQTWWLERMIGSPAPLQEKMTLFWHGHFTSSPEKGTTAQELFKQNQLFREYALGNVRDLTLHVSQDPAMLRYLDNNVNQRSHPNENYARELMELFTLGIGNYTEQDIRESARAFTGWTFRREPDGTGSFEFNRNQHDDGTKTFLGRTGNFDGADIVRIIFEQPASARWFATKLLAFFVYMEPEPQLVDQVAALLRTHNFEMRPVMATLLASNVFFSDRAYRALVKSPVEYVVGTHQLFGVPNVVPVELAALRAMGQMLFYPPNVKGWDGGAAWLSSATLLTRENFANGVAQNPKMMDLATWLGPTLRTMDPKQIAYALTQTLLQGDVSPAASAQLVSYLGGVGQAALAELSGENVDERVRGAAYLTMAMPAYQLA; this is encoded by the coding sequence GTGGCCGCCCAGACCAACGCACCCGCTTCGTATCGCCCGCCCGGCGCGCTTGACGCCGCGACGGCGCTGTTGCCGTATAACGGGCCGTGGAACCGCCGGCTGGCGGCCCACCTGCTGCGGCGCGCCGGTTTCGGCGGCTCGGCCGCCGACGTGGAACGCGTGGCCGGGATGTCGCCGCGCGCGGCGGTCGCGTCGCTGGTCCAGTTCGCCGATACCGGATCGCTGCCGGCCGCGCCCGCGCTGCAGACGCCGGCGCTCCCGCCGCGCGGCCTCTTCCGCGGTTTCATGACCGGGATGGCGGCCGACGAGCAGACCGCCGAAGCCCGCAAGGCCTTCGTGATGCAGCGCAACCGCGAGCGGCGCGCCAACCTGATCGCGATGCAGACGTGGTGGCTCGAGCGCATGATCGGCTCGCCCGCGCCGCTGCAAGAGAAGATGACGCTCTTCTGGCACGGGCACTTCACGAGTTCGCCGGAGAAGGGCACGACGGCGCAGGAACTCTTCAAGCAGAACCAGCTCTTCCGCGAGTACGCGCTCGGCAACGTGCGCGATCTGACGCTGCACGTCTCGCAGGATCCCGCGATGCTGCGCTATCTCGACAACAACGTCAACCAGCGCTCGCATCCGAACGAGAACTACGCGCGCGAGCTCATGGAGCTCTTCACGCTGGGGATCGGCAACTACACCGAGCAGGACATTCGCGAGTCGGCGCGCGCCTTCACCGGCTGGACGTTCCGCCGCGAGCCCGACGGCACCGGCTCGTTCGAGTTCAACCGCAACCAGCACGACGACGGAACGAAGACGTTCCTGGGGCGCACCGGCAATTTCGACGGCGCCGACATCGTGCGGATCATCTTCGAGCAGCCGGCCTCGGCGCGCTGGTTCGCGACGAAGCTGCTCGCCTTCTTCGTCTACATGGAACCCGAACCGCAGCTCGTCGATCAGGTCGCCGCGCTGCTGCGCACGCACAACTTCGAGATGCGACCGGTGATGGCGACGCTCTTGGCGAGCAACGTGTTCTTCAGCGATCGCGCCTATCGCGCGCTGGTGAAGAGTCCGGTGGAGTATGTGGTGGGCACGCACCAGCTCTTCGGCGTTCCCAATGTCGTGCCGGTCGAGCTCGCCGCGCTGCGTGCGATGGGACAGATGCTGTTCTATCCGCCCAACGTCAAGGGCTGGGACGGCGGCGCGGCGTGGCTGAGCAGCGCGACGCTGCTCACGCGCGAGAACTTCGCCAACGGCGTCGCGCAGAATCCGAAGATGATGGATCTGGCGACGTGGCTCGGGCCGACGCTGCGAACGATGGATCCCAAACAGATCGCGTACGCGCTGACGCAGACGCTGCTGCAGGGCGACGTCTCACCGGCGGCGAGCGCGCAGCTCGTGTCGTATCTGGGCGGTGTGGGTCAAGCCGCGCTGGCCGAACTCTCCGGCGAAAACGTCGACGAACGCGTCCGCGGCGCCGCCTACCTCACCATGGCGATGCCCGCCTACCAGCTCGCGTGA
- a CDS encoding metallophosphatase domain-containing protein gives MRLAIASDTHLRHAAVAVPDGDVFVHCGDLCGKQSSLEEVRVFGEWARALPHRHKIVIAGNHDFPFERMPEAARAALGEGIIYLQDAGVTIGGLRFWGSPWQPRFFDWAFNLDRGEPLRVKWAQIPADTDVLITHGPPRGILDATARGDAAGCDDLLARVHEVRPRVHCFGHIHEAAGIEERSGTIFVNASICTLRYAPSNPVRVVDIDAP, from the coding sequence ATGCGCCTTGCAATCGCATCCGACACGCACCTGCGGCACGCGGCCGTCGCGGTACCGGACGGAGATGTGTTCGTGCATTGCGGCGACCTCTGCGGCAAGCAGAGTTCGCTCGAGGAGGTTCGCGTGTTCGGCGAGTGGGCGCGTGCGCTGCCGCACCGGCACAAGATCGTCATCGCCGGTAACCACGATTTTCCGTTCGAGAGGATGCCCGAGGCTGCGCGCGCCGCGCTCGGCGAGGGGATCATCTACCTGCAGGATGCCGGCGTGACGATCGGCGGCCTACGCTTCTGGGGCTCGCCGTGGCAGCCGCGGTTCTTCGACTGGGCGTTCAACCTGGACCGTGGTGAACCGCTGCGCGTGAAGTGGGCGCAGATTCCGGCCGACACCGATGTGCTGATCACGCACGGACCGCCGCGCGGGATTCTCGACGCCACTGCGCGCGGCGACGCCGCCGGCTGCGACGACCTGCTCGCGCGCGTGCACGAGGTGCGACCGCGCGTGCACTGCTTCGGCCACATTCACGAGGCGGCCGGCATAGAGGAGCGCAGCGGCACCATCTTCGTCAATGCGTCGATCTGCACGCTGCGCTATGCTCCTTCCAACCCGGTGCGCGTCGTCGATATCGACGCGCCGTAA
- a CDS encoding Uma2 family endonuclease, whose product MSEMAALPNEITPYRMSVDEFYRIGDLLDEDRTELLDGVIVAVSPVSVAHGARAAAITIALGNAFGSRAVVIAGGSMTVDRYDAPLPDVSVLRPLLPDAGTYASVEQALCVVEVAKSSLTRDLHYKAHLSARAGVADYLVADIDGDVVHHHTGPSPGGYASVAVLRHGATFSIAAFPDIVLRADAFLAPR is encoded by the coding sequence ATGAGTGAGATGGCAGCCCTTCCGAACGAGATCACACCCTATCGCATGTCGGTCGACGAGTTCTACCGTATCGGCGATCTGCTCGACGAAGACCGCACGGAGTTGCTCGACGGGGTCATCGTCGCCGTGAGCCCGGTTTCGGTCGCGCATGGCGCGCGGGCGGCCGCGATCACGATCGCGCTCGGCAACGCGTTCGGCAGTCGTGCCGTCGTGATTGCCGGCGGATCGATGACGGTCGACCGATACGATGCTCCGCTGCCCGACGTCTCGGTTCTTCGGCCGCTTCTGCCGGATGCCGGCACGTATGCGTCCGTCGAGCAGGCGCTGTGCGTCGTCGAGGTTGCGAAGTCGAGCCTCACCCGGGATCTGCACTACAAAGCCCATCTTTCCGCGCGAGCCGGCGTCGCGGATTATCTCGTCGCGGACATCGACGGCGACGTCGTGCACCACCACACGGGCCCGTCGCCCGGCGGATACGCAAGCGTAGCCGTGCTGCGGCACGGCGCAACGTTCTCCATCGCGGCGTTTCCCGACATCGTGCTGCGCGCCGACGCGTTCCTCGCGCCGCGCTGA
- a CDS encoding YceI family protein: MLRAAALIACVALVQSAAGAQGATALAIDAAHSRARFTVTHLYLAHVSGTVPIVAGTIALAGSGALPARITATLDPRRVDSGNADRDEDLQGPDWFDTAKFPVWTFASTAVRGGSSGGTFVVDGILTVHGVTQPVALTVTPGGSSARPSYHAVGKLDRHGFGMRTTPIDGLIGTDVELTLDVETQSR, encoded by the coding sequence GGAGCGCAAGGCGCGACGGCGCTTGCGATCGACGCGGCGCACTCGCGCGCGCGCTTCACGGTGACGCATCTCTATCTCGCGCACGTGAGCGGTACGGTGCCGATCGTGGCGGGGACGATCGCCCTGGCCGGTTCCGGCGCACTGCCCGCGCGGATCACCGCGACGCTCGATCCGCGCCGCGTCGACAGCGGTAACGCCGACCGCGACGAGGATCTACAGGGGCCCGACTGGTTCGACACGGCGAAGTTTCCGGTGTGGACGTTCGCCAGCACGGCCGTGCGCGGCGGGAGCAGCGGCGGGACGTTCGTGGTCGACGGCATTCTGACCGTACACGGCGTGACGCAGCCCGTCGCGCTCACGGTGACGCCGGGCGGCTCGAGCGCGCGTCCGTCGTATCACGCGGTCGGCAAACTCGATCGCCATGGGTTCGGGATGCGCACCACGCCGATCGACGGCCTTATCGGCACCGACGTCGAATTGACCCTCGACGTCGAAACCCAGTCACGCTGA
- a CDS encoding threonine ammonia-lyase: MTTLDVSAADVRLAAERIASGIVRTPSVRSRTLSDAAGADVILKIETRQTTGSYKERGALNAMLALAPEQRARGIVTMSAGNHGQAVAYHGARLGLRTTVVMPETTPLLKVRRTRDFGAEVVLAGATFADAAAHARELAATAGATLVHPYDDPQVIAGQATATLELLEDAGDLDVILVPVGGGGLIAGAALAIAAYGSRAELFGVQSALYPSVGAALDERPVAGGPTIAEGIAVTRVGTLNESLIREHVRGTLLVSEAAIETAIATLLEDEKLVVEGAGAAGVAALQSDPERFAGKRVGTLLCGGNIDLGMLAAVIVRHRMRSGRVVRIRVHMVDKPGELASVATALADARANVLDVAHHRVFGSLSAKHAELDLTVEIERSDDLPAILARLAEIGFDAELVRE, encoded by the coding sequence GTGACCACGCTCGACGTTTCAGCCGCCGATGTCCGCCTCGCCGCGGAACGAATCGCCTCCGGGATCGTCCGCACGCCGTCGGTCCGATCGCGCACGCTCTCCGACGCCGCCGGCGCCGACGTGATCCTGAAGATCGAGACCCGGCAGACCACCGGCTCGTACAAGGAACGCGGCGCGCTCAACGCGATGCTCGCGCTCGCGCCGGAACAGCGCGCACGCGGCATCGTCACGATGTCGGCCGGGAATCACGGGCAGGCCGTCGCGTATCACGGCGCGCGGCTCGGCCTGCGCACGACCGTCGTGATGCCGGAAACGACGCCGCTGCTCAAAGTGCGGCGCACGCGCGACTTCGGCGCCGAGGTGGTGCTGGCCGGCGCGACCTTCGCCGACGCGGCCGCGCACGCGCGCGAACTCGCGGCGACGGCCGGGGCAACGTTGGTGCATCCCTACGACGATCCGCAGGTGATCGCCGGCCAGGCGACCGCGACGCTGGAGCTCCTCGAGGACGCCGGCGACCTCGACGTGATCCTGGTCCCGGTCGGCGGCGGCGGCTTGATCGCTGGCGCAGCGCTCGCGATCGCGGCGTACGGCTCGCGCGCCGAACTCTTCGGCGTGCAGTCCGCGCTCTATCCCAGCGTCGGCGCGGCGCTCGACGAGCGCCCCGTCGCGGGAGGCCCGACGATCGCGGAGGGGATCGCGGTAACGCGTGTCGGCACGCTCAACGAATCGCTGATCCGCGAACACGTGCGCGGGACGCTCTTGGTCAGCGAAGCGGCGATCGAAACCGCGATCGCAACGCTGCTTGAAGACGAGAAGCTCGTCGTCGAGGGTGCCGGGGCCGCCGGCGTCGCGGCGTTGCAAAGCGATCCGGAGCGGTTCGCGGGGAAGCGCGTCGGAACGCTGCTTTGCGGCGGCAACATCGACTTAGGGATGCTGGCGGCGGTGATCGTGCGCCATCGAATGCGCTCGGGACGTGTGGTGCGCATCCGCGTGCACATGGTCGACAAACCCGGCGAACTCGCCAGCGTCGCGACCGCGCTCGCCGACGCGCGCGCCAACGTCCTCGACGTCGCGCACCATCGCGTCTTCGGCAGCCTCTCCGCAAAACACGCCGAGCTCGACCTCACCGTCGAGATCGAGCGTTCGGATGACCTGCCGGCGATTCTCGCCCGGCTCGCCGAGATCGGCTTCGACGCCGAACTCGTGCGCGAGTGA
- a CDS encoding DUF7482 domain-containing protein, whose product MKILVRAALAAALILPLAPTFASAAPLDRAKVVLPSAISVDLAANTVTLPLYRGSVHGNPVWYIKTDVSNAAVAKREGLLYAPLLASSASAAQHATGASNAFAFAGGVDFTPQRVLTTAADGSVTAAKPGSVGDDAYSPFVHAAANGAIYNAPIVASGAHPSDVATHNDTLDRVVAIDTRDTAHASVTLVLARGFTNGQPIAYISTDASADGPAAIERSTYVPRLAKAAAAAIAIDVLFNGRTDGESQGIAAAGLHGSLGAEATVQNAAEIGSPLNVQATFPAPNFAASGYSPLWHVAPAVWTAAALSGGKAHRLRSSADFAAAASANLITAPDGKPFGPAPIFVNCPVVGFEAARP is encoded by the coding sequence ATGAAGATTCTGGTCCGCGCGGCGCTCGCCGCCGCACTCATCCTCCCGCTCGCGCCGACGTTCGCGTCGGCGGCGCCGCTCGACCGCGCGAAAGTCGTTCTCCCCTCGGCGATCTCGGTCGATCTCGCCGCGAACACCGTCACCCTGCCGCTGTATCGCGGTTCGGTGCACGGCAACCCCGTCTGGTACATCAAGACCGACGTCTCCAACGCCGCGGTCGCGAAGCGCGAAGGTCTGCTGTACGCGCCGCTGCTCGCGAGCTCGGCGAGCGCCGCGCAGCACGCGACCGGCGCGTCGAACGCGTTCGCGTTCGCCGGCGGCGTCGACTTCACGCCGCAACGCGTCCTCACCACCGCTGCCGACGGCAGCGTCACCGCCGCCAAACCCGGCAGCGTCGGCGACGACGCGTACTCACCGTTCGTGCACGCGGCTGCCAACGGTGCGATCTACAACGCACCGATCGTCGCGAGCGGCGCGCACCCGTCGGACGTGGCGACGCACAACGACACCCTTGACCGCGTCGTCGCGATCGATACGCGCGACACCGCGCACGCAAGCGTGACGCTGGTGCTCGCGCGCGGCTTCACCAACGGTCAGCCGATCGCGTACATCTCGACCGACGCGTCGGCCGACGGCCCCGCAGCGATCGAACGCTCGACGTACGTGCCGCGCCTGGCGAAAGCCGCCGCTGCCGCGATCGCGATCGACGTCCTCTTCAACGGCCGGACGGACGGCGAGTCGCAGGGGATCGCCGCCGCCGGTCTCCACGGCAGCCTCGGCGCGGAAGCGACGGTGCAGAACGCCGCCGAGATCGGCTCGCCGCTCAACGTGCAGGCCACGTTCCCCGCCCCGAACTTCGCCGCCAGCGGCTACTCGCCGCTCTGGCACGTCGCGCCGGCCGTGTGGACCGCGGCGGCCCTCTCCGGCGGCAAAGCGCATCGGCTGCGCAGCAGCGCGGACTTCGCTGCCGCCGCATCGGCGAACCTGATCACCGCGCCGGACGGCAAGCCATTCGGCCCCGCGCCGATCTTCGTGAACTGTCCCGTCGTCGGCTTCGAGGCCGCACGGCCGTAG